A portion of the Candidatus Binataceae bacterium genome contains these proteins:
- the pyrH gene encoding UMP kinase, which translates to MSEAVGGAAQKPRFRRVLLKLSGQALAPAGASGIDLDTLAAVALEIKEVSALGVQLAMVIGAGNILRGSEYEARGMDRASADQMGMLGTVINALALQNALERAGVTTRVLSAIAMQAVCEPYIRRRAVRHLEKGRVVIFAAGTGNPYFTTDTAASLRALEIGAEVILKASHHVDGVYDRDPLREPGARRFDHLTYLDLLERGLKVMDSTAISMCMDNNLPIIVFNLRQTGNIKRAVMGEPIGTWVQSGR; encoded by the coding sequence ATGAGTGAGGCGGTCGGCGGCGCGGCACAAAAGCCCCGCTTCCGCCGCGTGCTGCTCAAGCTGTCGGGACAGGCGCTGGCGCCCGCCGGTGCAAGCGGCATCGACCTCGACACGCTCGCCGCGGTCGCCCTGGAAATCAAGGAGGTAAGCGCGCTCGGGGTGCAGCTCGCGATGGTGATCGGCGCGGGCAACATCCTGCGCGGCAGCGAATACGAGGCGCGCGGGATGGACCGCGCGAGCGCCGACCAGATGGGGATGCTGGGCACGGTGATCAACGCGCTGGCCCTGCAAAACGCCCTCGAGCGCGCCGGCGTCACCACCCGCGTGCTCTCGGCGATCGCGATGCAGGCGGTGTGCGAACCCTACATCCGCCGCCGCGCGGTGCGCCATCTGGAAAAGGGCCGGGTGGTGATCTTCGCCGCCGGCACCGGCAATCCCTACTTCACCACCGACACCGCGGCCAGCCTGCGCGCGCTGGAGATCGGCGCCGAGGTCATCCTCAAGGCCAGCCATCACGTCGATGGGGTCTATGACCGCGACCCCCTGCGCGAGCCGGGCGCCCGGCGCTTCGACCACCTGACCTACCTTGACCTGCTCGAGCGCGGCCTCAAGGTGATGGACTCGACGGCGATCTCGATGTGCATGGACAACAACCTGCCGATCATCGTGTTTAACCTGCGCCAGACCGGTAATATAAAAAGGGCCGTGATGGGCGAGCCGATCGGGACCTGGGTGCAAAGTGGCCGCTGA
- the tsf gene encoding translation elongation factor Ts produces MDINANLVRELRDKTGAGVMDCKKALAEAKGDLEKAVVWLRERGIAQAAKRSGKLASEGAVGAYIHAGGKLGVLVEVNCETDFVAKTPEFQTLVKEIAMQIAATNPRSVSRDELPPEVIEQERQIYAAQAADKPEAVVKKIVEGKLEKFYRDVCLNEQAWVRDPNRTITDLLGEYVAKLGEKIEIRRFVRFQLGEARDGASAAGA; encoded by the coding sequence ATGGACATCAACGCAAACCTGGTCAGGGAGCTGCGCGACAAGACGGGAGCCGGCGTGATGGATTGCAAGAAGGCGCTGGCCGAGGCGAAGGGCGACCTCGAAAAGGCCGTCGTCTGGCTGCGCGAACGTGGTATCGCGCAGGCTGCCAAGCGCTCGGGCAAGCTCGCCTCCGAGGGCGCGGTGGGCGCCTACATCCACGCCGGCGGCAAGCTCGGGGTGCTGGTCGAGGTCAACTGCGAGACCGATTTCGTGGCCAAGACGCCCGAGTTCCAGACCCTGGTCAAGGAGATTGCGATGCAAATCGCGGCGACCAACCCGCGCTCGGTCAGCCGCGACGAGCTGCCCCCTGAGGTCATCGAACAGGAGCGCCAGATCTACGCCGCCCAGGCGGCCGACAAGCCCGAGGCGGTGGTCAAAAAGATCGTCGAGGGCAAGCTCGAGAAGTTCTATCGCGACGTCTGCCTCAACGAGCAGGCCTGGGTGCGCGACCCCAACCGCACCATCACGGACCTGCTCGGCGAGTACGTGGCCAAGCTCGGCGAAAAGATCGAGATTCGCCGCTTCGTGCGCTTCCAGCTCGGCGAGGCGCGCGACGGCGCCTCGGCCGCCGGCGCGTAG
- the rpsB gene encoding 30S ribosomal protein S2, whose translation MKQLLEAGVHFGHQTSRWNPKMKPYIFGARNGIYIIDLQQTVRMFREAYDFVRDLAAQGGTLLFVGTKKQAQDIVREEAERCGMFYVNNRWLGGMLTNFQTIRASIERLKKLEEIMADPEMIQALTKKEMSENAREHAKLMANLAGIKNMRKLPDALWVIDTKKEDIAVAEAKRLGIPVVAVVDTNCDPDLIAYRIPGNDDAIRAIKLFTAAMADAVLEGKRLAEERQKGEEDLGASADGAPSPEPPSQSV comes from the coding sequence ATGAAACAGCTCCTGGAGGCTGGGGTCCACTTCGGCCACCAGACCAGTCGCTGGAACCCGAAGATGAAGCCCTACATCTTCGGCGCCCGCAACGGCATCTACATCATCGACCTCCAGCAGACCGTGCGCATGTTCCGCGAAGCCTACGACTTCGTGCGCGACCTCGCGGCTCAGGGCGGCACCCTGCTCTTCGTCGGCACCAAGAAACAGGCCCAGGACATCGTCCGTGAGGAGGCCGAACGCTGCGGGATGTTCTATGTCAACAACCGCTGGCTGGGCGGGATGCTGACCAACTTCCAGACCATCCGCGCCTCCATCGAGCGGCTCAAGAAGCTCGAGGAGATTATGGCCGACCCCGAGATGATCCAGGCGTTGACCAAGAAGGAGATGAGCGAGAACGCGCGCGAGCACGCCAAGCTGATGGCGAATCTGGCCGGGATCAAGAACATGCGCAAGCTGCCCGACGCGCTGTGGGTGATCGACACCAAGAAGGAGGACATCGCGGTCGCCGAGGCCAAGCGGCTCGGCATTCCGGTCGTCGCCGTGGTCGATACGAACTGCGACCCTGACCTCATCGCCTACCGCATCCCGGGCAACGACGACGCCATTCGCGCGATCAAGCTGTTCACGGCGGCGATGGCCGACGCGGTGCTCGAAGGCAAGCGCCTCGCCGAGGAGCGACAGAAGGGCGAGGAGGACCTGGGCGCTAGCGCCGACGGCGCGCCCAGTCCCGAGCCGCCCAGCCAGTCGGTCTAG
- the rho gene encoding transcription termination factor Rho, whose protein sequence is MGKGRGARGDASGQAEELRGGHQAHVRGTQAVTMGEANGATAEHAEPRNNGGEGSGGEAPESQHSRGAQAPGAAERHAAGIISDGGALNLKVLKGAKITELAQIAREYNIDGATNMRKQEMIFSILQAQASRNGSILGEGVLEILPDGFGFLRAPDYNYLPGPDDIYISPSQIRKFNLRTGDIVSGLIRPPKEGERYFALLKVESINYEDPDKARDKILFDNLTPLYPQERIKLEYDREDYTTRIIDLVAPIGKGQRGLIVAAPFTGKTMMLQAIAKAIARNHPEIILIVLLVDERPEEVTDMLRSVQGEVVSSTFDEPATRHVQVAEMVIEKARRLVEHGRDVVILLDSITRLARAYNTVVPPSGKILSGGVDSNALHKPKKFFGAARNTEDGGSLTIIATALVDTGSRMDEVIFEEFKGTGNQQIALDRRLLEKRIFPTIDIQRSSTRKEELLLPRSTLNRVWILRKLLSQLNAVEAMEFLLDKMQGTKTNDEFLESMNA, encoded by the coding sequence ATGGGCAAGGGCAGAGGGGCAAGGGGTGATGCTTCGGGACAGGCCGAAGAGCTGCGCGGCGGCCATCAGGCGCACGTGCGCGGCACCCAGGCCGTCACGATGGGCGAGGCCAACGGGGCGACGGCCGAGCACGCCGAGCCGCGTAATAACGGCGGCGAGGGCAGCGGCGGAGAAGCGCCCGAAAGCCAGCATTCGCGCGGCGCGCAGGCGCCGGGCGCGGCCGAGCGGCACGCTGCTGGAATCATCAGCGACGGTGGCGCGCTCAACCTAAAGGTGCTCAAGGGCGCCAAGATAACCGAGCTGGCGCAGATCGCGCGCGAATACAACATCGACGGCGCGACCAACATGCGCAAGCAGGAGATGATTTTCTCTATCCTGCAGGCGCAGGCCTCGCGCAATGGCTCGATCCTGGGCGAGGGCGTGCTTGAGATTCTGCCCGACGGCTTCGGTTTCCTGCGCGCGCCCGATTACAATTATCTGCCCGGTCCCGACGACATCTACATCTCGCCCAGTCAGATCCGGAAGTTCAACCTGCGCACCGGTGACATCGTCTCAGGCCTGATCCGGCCGCCCAAGGAGGGTGAGCGCTACTTCGCGCTGCTCAAGGTCGAGTCGATCAACTACGAGGATCCCGACAAGGCGCGCGACAAGATCCTGTTCGACAACCTCACTCCGCTCTACCCGCAGGAGCGGATCAAGCTGGAGTACGACCGCGAGGACTACACCACGCGGATAATCGACCTGGTCGCGCCGATCGGCAAGGGCCAGCGCGGGCTGATCGTCGCCGCCCCGTTCACCGGCAAGACCATGATGCTGCAGGCGATCGCCAAGGCGATCGCGCGCAACCATCCCGAGATTATCCTCATCGTGCTGCTGGTGGACGAGCGCCCCGAGGAAGTCACCGATATGCTGCGCTCGGTGCAGGGCGAGGTGGTCAGCTCAACTTTCGACGAGCCCGCCACCCGCCACGTGCAGGTGGCCGAGATGGTGATCGAGAAGGCGCGCCGGCTGGTTGAGCACGGGCGCGACGTAGTTATCCTGCTCGACTCGATCACACGCCTGGCGCGCGCCTATAACACGGTGGTCCCGCCGTCGGGCAAGATCCTCTCGGGCGGCGTCGATTCCAACGCGCTGCACAAGCCCAAGAAGTTCTTCGGCGCCGCGCGCAACACCGAGGACGGCGGCTCGCTGACCATCATCGCCACCGCCCTGGTCGATACCGGCAGCCGGATGGACGAGGTCATCTTCGAGGAGTTCAAGGGCACCGGCAACCAGCAGATCGCGCTCGACCGCCGGCTGCTCGAAAAACGCATCTTCCCAACCATCGACATCCAGCGCTCCTCGACCCGCAAGGAGGAGCTACTACTGCCGCGCAGCACGCTCAACCGGGTCTGGATCCTGCGCAAGCTGCTCTCGCAGCTCAACGCGGTCGAGGCGATGGAGTTCCTGCTCGACAAAATGCAGGGCACCAAGACCAACGACGAGTTCCTCGAATCGATGAACGCCTAG
- a CDS encoding RluA family pseudouridine synthase, with protein sequence MRLDVFVAAALGVEHSRSQAARMIKAGLVRLNRAPGRAADIVRPGDRVEILNPPEPIAPPSARDTAAAPDIDVLFADDELVVVNKPGAMTVHPAPGHPGGTLVDALLARFPEMAVMAEADGVMRPGIVHRLDKGTTGVMAVARTPYARMELARQFKERSVDKLYLAIVRGRVARERFLIARPIGRHPVERKRMSVRSARGREAVSEVAVLARMASAQGETTLVGVRPLTGRTHQIRVHLASIGHPCLGDPLYGGRQGRHTDGEAAPFARQALHALALTLSHPRTGARLTFVAPLPADFADFLAARGVAVDRAAVERWIAARARPLAERPVDSPRGLR encoded by the coding sequence ATGCGGCTCGACGTCTTCGTCGCCGCCGCGCTCGGTGTCGAGCACTCGCGCTCGCAGGCCGCCCGCATGATCAAGGCGGGCCTTGTGCGGCTCAACCGCGCGCCGGGCCGCGCCGCCGATATCGTGCGCCCGGGCGACAGGGTCGAAATCCTGAACCCGCCCGAACCGATCGCGCCGCCGTCTGCACGCGACACGGCCGCCGCGCCGGATATCGACGTGCTCTTCGCCGACGACGAGCTGGTGGTGGTCAACAAGCCTGGCGCAATGACGGTGCATCCCGCGCCTGGCCATCCGGGCGGCACGCTGGTGGACGCACTGCTCGCGCGCTTTCCCGAGATGGCCGTGATGGCGGAGGCGGACGGCGTGATGCGCCCCGGTATCGTGCATCGCCTCGACAAGGGCACTACGGGCGTGATGGCGGTCGCGCGCACGCCGTATGCGCGCATGGAGCTCGCGCGCCAGTTCAAGGAACGTTCGGTGGACAAGCTGTATCTGGCGATTGTGCGTGGGCGCGTCGCCCGTGAGCGCTTTCTGATCGCGCGCCCCATTGGACGCCATCCGGTCGAGCGTAAGCGGATGTCGGTACGCTCGGCGCGCGGGCGCGAAGCGGTAAGCGAAGTCGCCGTGCTTGCGCGGATGGCTTCCGCACAGGGCGAGACAACGCTGGTTGGCGTGCGTCCACTGACCGGCCGCACCCATCAAATCCGTGTCCACCTCGCCTCGATCGGCCATCCCTGTCTCGGCGACCCGCTCTACGGCGGACGCCAGGGGCGGCACACGGACGGCGAGGCGGCGCCGTTTGCTCGTCAGGCGCTGCATGCGCTCGCGCTGACGCTCAGCCATCCACGCACCGGCGCGCGGCTGACTTTCGTCGCCCCGTTGCCGGCTGACTTCGCCGACTTTCTCGCCGCGCGCGGCGTTGCGGTTGACCGCGCGGCGGTCGAGCGATGGATCGCCGCGCGCGCCCGCCCGCTTGCAGAGCGGCCCGTTGACAGCCCTAGGGGGCTCCGGTAG
- the leuD gene encoding 3-isopropylmalate dehydratase small subunit: protein MQPFKSFTGLVAPMDRANVDTDQVIPKQFLKAVVRSGLGKGLFYDWRNQPDKDYVLDQPRFKGASILVARANFGCGSSREHAVWALADFGFKVVIAPSFADIFRNNCLKNGVLAIVLKPEEVEAIFQAIKQHEGYSLTVDLAAQKASDQFGWSAHFDIDPFAKKCLLEGLDDVALTLVHEKDIAAYEAAHPLPYRL from the coding sequence ATGCAGCCGTTCAAGAGTTTCACCGGTCTGGTCGCCCCGATGGATCGTGCCAACGTCGACACCGACCAGGTAATCCCCAAGCAGTTTCTCAAGGCCGTGGTGCGCAGCGGGCTGGGCAAGGGGCTCTTCTACGACTGGCGCAACCAACCCGACAAAGACTACGTACTCGACCAGCCGCGCTTCAAAGGCGCCTCGATCCTCGTCGCGCGGGCCAACTTCGGATGCGGCAGCTCGCGTGAGCATGCGGTGTGGGCGCTTGCCGACTTCGGCTTCAAGGTCGTGATCGCGCCGTCGTTCGCTGACATCTTCCGCAACAACTGTCTGAAAAACGGCGTGCTCGCAATCGTGCTCAAGCCCGAAGAGGTCGAAGCTATCTTTCAGGCGATCAAGCAGCACGAAGGTTACTCGCTGACGGTCGATCTCGCCGCGCAGAAGGCCTCCGACCAGTTCGGATGGTCGGCTCACTTCGACATCGACCCCTTCGCCAAGAAGTGCCTGCTCGAAGGACTCGACGACGTCGCGCTGACCCTGGTCCACGAGAAGGACATCGCCGCCTACGAGGCGGCGCATCCGCTGCCCTACCGGCTCTGA
- the leuC gene encoding 3-isopropylmalate dehydratase large subunit, producing MAETLFEKIWRNHIVREQPGEPALLYIDLHLVHEVTSPQAFEALRANGRRVRAVDRTFATQDHNVPTTDRSKPIADAESALQVQTLRANCREFGVRLFDLGATEQGIVHVIGPELGLSQPGMTIVCGDSHTATHGAMGALAFGIGTSEVEHVLATQCLWQMKPRTMEIRVDGALRPGVSAKDLILGIIGRITTDGGTGHVVEYRGSAVEALSMEERMTVCNMSIEAGARAGMVAADDKTVEYLRGRRYVPVGAEFERAAARWLEFRTDPGARFDRSVKFDAASFAPQVTWGTNPGMVVEVTGKVPDPASFASVTERQGAARALEYMGLRPGTPIQDIRIDRVFIGSCTNSRISDLRAAAEVVRGRKLAKGVHAMVVPGSQQVKAEAEKLGLDRVFLDAGFEWRESGCSMCLGMNPDILKPGERCASTSNRNFEGRQGKGGRTHLVSPAMAAAAAIAGHFVDVREWPPR from the coding sequence ATGGCCGAGACGCTTTTCGAGAAAATCTGGCGCAACCATATCGTTCGCGAGCAGCCCGGCGAGCCCGCCCTGCTCTACATCGATCTCCACCTCGTGCACGAGGTGACCTCGCCGCAGGCCTTCGAGGCGCTGCGCGCCAACGGCCGGCGCGTGCGCGCGGTGGACCGCACCTTCGCCACCCAGGACCATAACGTTCCCACCACCGACCGCTCCAAGCCGATCGCGGATGCCGAATCCGCGTTGCAGGTGCAGACGCTGCGGGCCAATTGCCGCGAGTTCGGCGTGCGCCTGTTCGACCTCGGCGCGACGGAGCAGGGGATCGTGCACGTCATCGGCCCCGAGCTGGGACTTTCGCAGCCCGGGATGACGATCGTATGCGGCGACAGCCATACCGCGACGCACGGGGCGATGGGCGCGCTCGCCTTCGGCATCGGCACCAGCGAGGTCGAACACGTGCTCGCCACCCAGTGCCTGTGGCAGATGAAGCCCCGCACAATGGAGATTCGGGTTGACGGCGCGCTGAGGCCGGGCGTGAGCGCAAAGGACCTGATCCTCGGCATCATCGGTCGCATCACCACCGACGGCGGCACCGGGCACGTCGTCGAGTACCGCGGCTCGGCGGTCGAGGCGCTCTCGATGGAAGAGCGAATGACCGTGTGCAACATGTCGATCGAGGCGGGGGCGCGCGCCGGAATGGTCGCGGCCGATGACAAGACGGTCGAATATCTGCGCGGACGGCGCTACGTGCCTGTGGGCGCAGAGTTCGAGCGGGCGGCCGCGCGCTGGCTGGAATTCCGCACCGACCCGGGCGCGCGCTTCGATCGCAGCGTCAAGTTCGACGCGGCCTCGTTCGCGCCGCAGGTGACGTGGGGTACGAACCCCGGGATGGTGGTCGAGGTCACCGGCAAAGTGCCCGACCCCGCAAGCTTCGCGAGTGTCACCGAGCGCCAAGGCGCCGCGCGCGCGCTGGAGTACATGGGGTTGCGCCCGGGCACGCCGATCCAGGACATCCGGATCGACCGCGTCTTCATCGGCTCATGCACCAACTCGCGTATCAGCGACCTTCGCGCGGCCGCCGAAGTGGTGCGCGGGCGCAAGCTCGCCAAGGGCGTGCATGCGATGGTGGTGCCGGGGTCGCAGCAGGTCAAGGCCGAGGCGGAAAAACTCGGCTTGGATCGCGTTTTCCTCGACGCCGGCTTCGAATGGCGCGAGTCGGGATGCAGCATGTGTCTCGGGATGAACCCGGACATCCTCAAGCCGGGCGAGCGATGCGCGAGCACTTCGAACCGCAACTTCGAGGGACGCCAGGGCAAGGGCGGCCGCACTCACCTGGTGAGCCCGGCGATGGCGGCGGCGGCCGCGATCGCGGGCCATTTCGTGGACGTGCGCGAATGGCCGCCGCGCTAA
- a CDS encoding lysylphosphatidylglycerol synthase transmembrane domain-containing protein: MPLPRHEMLAFPQRRCPISPRERPPMRTHLLQSLLLYAIAGVIVWAVARGVSWREVAEAAERANPWMLISASLIGFAGWFAGETLLYSRLFTYFHRRTTFAELLPSVAAVYFLQVVNSLVASSAFALFLHTRERVGWITSGCTLMFQAYVDLILLAMLSIIAIALVPDTPMRPGLDYAAVVLGAFCLIAALWLFWEPQGTGWARWLYERPAMVSFRTARPWHYVRLMGIRLGIFVCAGFALYGQFRAFHLAVPLVQVLALTPFVMAVGNAPLSPAGIGTTQFVFEVGFARFATREDLMAVSLAVTALNFLFRVPMALASGGSLIDEIAQVSREFRGRGLLSGDG; encoded by the coding sequence ATGCCCCTGCCGCGGCACGAGATGCTAGCCTTTCCTCAAAGGCGCTGCCCGATTTCGCCGCGCGAACGTCCGCCGATGCGCACGCACCTGCTCCAGAGCCTGCTCCTGTACGCAATTGCCGGCGTCATCGTGTGGGCGGTCGCACGCGGGGTGTCGTGGCGCGAAGTCGCCGAGGCCGCCGAGCGCGCCAACCCCTGGATGCTGATTAGCGCGAGCCTGATTGGCTTCGCTGGCTGGTTCGCGGGCGAGACCCTGTTGTACTCGCGACTGTTCACCTACTTCCATCGCCGAACCACCTTTGCCGAACTGCTGCCGAGCGTGGCTGCGGTCTATTTCCTCCAGGTCGTCAATTCGCTGGTGGCGAGCAGCGCCTTTGCGCTGTTCCTACATACGCGCGAGCGCGTGGGATGGATCACCTCGGGATGCACGCTGATGTTCCAGGCCTACGTCGATCTGATCCTGCTCGCGATGCTCTCGATCATTGCGATCGCGCTGGTGCCCGACACGCCGATGCGTCCGGGGCTCGACTACGCCGCCGTCGTGCTGGGCGCGTTCTGCCTGATCGCGGCGCTGTGGCTGTTCTGGGAGCCGCAGGGCACGGGGTGGGCGCGCTGGCTGTACGAGCGGCCGGCGATGGTGAGCTTTCGCACCGCGCGCCCGTGGCATTACGTGCGGCTGATGGGGATACGGCTGGGGATTTTCGTGTGCGCCGGGTTCGCGCTCTACGGCCAGTTCCGCGCCTTCCATCTCGCAGTGCCGCTGGTACAGGTGCTCGCGCTGACCCCGTTCGTGATGGCGGTGGGCAACGCGCCGCTCTCGCCTGCCGGGATCGGCACCACCCAGTTCGTTTTCGAGGTCGGCTTCGCGCGGTTTGCCACGCGCGAGGACCTGATGGCGGTGTCGCTGGCGGTGACCGCGCTGAATTTTCTGTTTCGCGTGCCGATGGCGCTCGCCTCGGGCGGATCGTTGATCGACGAGATCGCGCAGGTCTCGCGCGAATTCAGGGGCCGGGGCCTGCTCAGCGGAGACGGTTGA
- the dinB gene encoding DNA polymerase IV — translation MSARGGQAPPGAASFAGWPRVIAHADMDAFYASVEQLDNPELRGLPVIVGGRSRRGVVTSASYEARRFGVRSAMPAAEAHRLCPHGTFVAGRMSRYAEVSRTVRAVFGEFSPIVEPLSLDEAFLELTGTHRLFISPLEAGRALKRRVREATGLVISVGIAPTKMGAKILSDLSKPDGLLCVGPDELVAFLEPLPVERLWGVGRVTLARMHRAGVLTIGDLARAEVARLRAMFGAVGPQLHELALGHDTRPVIANYERKSYGEESTFEHDLALDSLELARVLVAHSDAIGRRLRADCVRARTVTLKLKLARPLGQGRYPILTRSQSLEAPTDDGAEVAGVARALLARVRERERVRLAGVQVHNLVRDESAAAPQLGLFDRSAERAARRDRLNRALDRISERFGEEAVTRGLARAERATPTHRIK, via the coding sequence ATGAGCGCGCGCGGCGGCCAGGCGCCGCCCGGGGCAGCGAGCTTTGCCGGATGGCCGCGCGTGATCGCGCACGCGGACATGGACGCCTTCTATGCCTCGGTCGAGCAGCTCGATAATCCCGAGCTGCGCGGGCTGCCCGTGATCGTCGGCGGGCGCAGCCGGCGCGGGGTGGTGACCTCGGCTTCCTACGAGGCGCGCCGCTTCGGCGTGCGCTCGGCGATGCCGGCAGCCGAGGCCCATCGGCTTTGCCCGCACGGCACCTTCGTGGCCGGCCGGATGTCGCGCTACGCGGAGGTTTCGCGCACGGTGCGCGCGGTGTTCGGCGAGTTCAGTCCGATCGTCGAGCCGCTTTCGCTCGACGAGGCTTTTCTCGAGCTGACCGGAACGCATCGCCTGTTCATCTCGCCGCTCGAGGCCGGGCGAGCACTCAAGCGGCGCGTGCGCGAGGCCACCGGGCTGGTGATTTCGGTCGGGATCGCGCCGACCAAGATGGGGGCGAAGATCCTGAGCGACCTCTCCAAGCCCGACGGCCTCCTGTGCGTCGGGCCCGACGAGCTGGTCGCCTTCCTCGAGCCGCTGCCGGTCGAGCGGCTGTGGGGCGTGGGGCGGGTGACGCTCGCGCGGATGCATCGGGCGGGTGTCTTGACCATCGGCGACCTCGCGCGCGCCGAAGTCGCGCGGCTGCGCGCGATGTTCGGTGCGGTCGGGCCGCAGCTGCACGAGCTCGCGCTCGGCCACGACACGCGACCGGTGATCGCAAACTACGAGCGCAAGTCCTACGGGGAGGAGAGCACCTTCGAGCACGACCTCGCGCTGGACTCGCTGGAGCTTGCGCGCGTGCTGGTCGCGCACTCCGACGCGATCGGGCGGCGCCTGCGCGCCGACTGCGTGCGCGCGCGCACAGTGACGCTCAAGCTCAAGCTGGCGCGCCCGCTCGGCCAGGGACGCTACCCCATCCTGACCCGCAGCCAGTCGCTCGAAGCGCCCACTGACGACGGCGCCGAGGTCGCGGGCGTCGCGCGGGCGTTGCTCGCTCGGGTGCGCGAACGCGAGCGGGTGCGGCTTGCGGGAGTGCAGGTGCACAACCTGGTGCGCGACGAGAGCGCGGCGGCGCCGCAGCTCGGGCTGTTCGATCGCTCGGCCGAGCGCGCCGCGCGCCGCGACCGGCTCAACCGCGCGCTCGACCGGATAAGCGAGCGCTTCGGCGAAGAGGCGGTGACGCGCGGACTCGCCCGCGCCGAACGCGCCACGCCCACCCATCGTATCAAGTAG